Proteins from one Sabethes cyaneus chromosome 2, idSabCyanKW18_F2, whole genome shotgun sequence genomic window:
- the LOC128735595 gene encoding ribosome biogenesis protein NOP53-like gives MGRTSRKNKSSWRKNIDVSDVDQFMEEQREDERVRDGAILDTQLFMEDDNKLNLKQSRKKKFQASPKFCTSLKNPSQIVVPVAKLNVKKPVPASKHSKRIKNVQLKTNKTDIWETSDLAEKKKKSLNDAVNQHTGARTEKQQLNKKQTVIPNVEIPKPGTSYNPALDDYNELRMSVVKKEKEIHKRKEHFDRVITNKFTKMSKQDRDDLVWNEMAEGLLENKDNQDTSDDERTDEEYKAVNPPVENKKKNRKAKNKKQRTIQKRNTEVTVKEELKKYTDIEKIATLKSDLNKREALTKKKQENRAKRVKDKLSNPPRVSYLKFEESEADFAEPTELTGSLRTICANRSLIVDRFKSCQKRALIAPKKHRDGILRSNKSRLKRWKRYTKGDHKDNE, from the coding sequence ATGGGACGAACATCGAGAAAAAACAAATCTTCTTGGAGAAAAAATATTGATGTGTCGGACGTTGATCAATTTATGGAAGAACAAAGAGAAGACGAACGTGTAAGAGATGGAGCCATATTGGATACTCAATTATTTATGGAAGATGATAACAAACTAAATTTGAAGCAATCCCGGAAGAAAAAATTCCAAGCAAGTCCCAAATTTTGTACATCTTTAAAAAACCCTTCCCAAATTGTGGTACCGGTAGCCAAACTTAACGTTAAAAAGCCTGTTCCTGCAAGCAAACATTCTAAAAGAATTAAAAACGTACAgttaaaaactaataaaaccgATATTTGGGAAACTTCCGATCTggcagagaaaaaaaagaaaagtttgAACGATGCTGTAAACCAGCATACTGGCGCACGCACAGAAAAGCAACAGTTAAACAAGAAACAAACGGTCATACCTAACGTCGAGATTCCAAAACCAGGTACAAGTTATAATCCCGCCCTTGATGACTATAATGAATTAAGGATGTCAGTAgtaaagaaggaaaaagaaataCATAAGCGTAAAGAACATTTTGATCGAGTAATCACAAACAAGTTCACGAAAATGTCTAAACAAGACCGTGATGATCTGGTTTGGAATGAAATGGCCGAAGGTCTGTTGGAAAATAAAGACAACCAGGATACGTCGGACGATGAACGGACAGATGAAGAATATAAGGCCGTAAATCCACCCgttgaaaataaaaagaaaaaccggaaggcaaaaaacaaaaaacaaagaacCATACAAAAACGAAACACTGAAGTCACAGTTAAAGAAGAGTTAAAAAAGTACACGGATATCGAAAAGATAGCGACATTAAAATCTGATCTCAACAAACGTGAAGCGTTGACAAAGAAAAAGCAAGAGAATAGAGCAAAACGAGTGAAGGACAAACTGTCGAATCCGCCTCGCGTTTCTTATCTAAAATTTGAGGAATCGGAAGCCGATTTTGCGGAGCCTACAGAACTTACAGGTTCATTGAGAACCATCTGTGCAAATAGAAGTCTTATTGTTGATCGTTTCAAAAGTTGTCAAAAGCGTGCATTAATAGCTCCCAAAAAGCACCGTGATGGTATACTGCGTAGTAATAAATCACGTCTTAAACGTTGGAAACGATACACTAAAGGAGATCACAAGGACAACGAATAa